The Phormidium ambiguum IAM M-71 DNA segment CCATTCGCGGTTTTCTCTTTCAATTTGTTCTAAAGTATAGTCGGGGCCAATTTGAGGCAGAACTCGCTCTTTCATTGCCACATATCTTTCGGCATCTTCAATTAATTTTTTGGCAACGTAAGAACTAACAAGTCCAGGGCGAGAATAGTCTGCCGAGAGGTCTTTGTAATAATTTTGGCGCTTTTTCACGGCGACTTTACCATTAGTAGAAGCTTGATGACCATTGCTAGAAACGCTGCCGTTTGTAGATGTAGAATTTAATTGTTGATATAACATAAGCGATTCGATATCCTCCTGTAACTGGTTGGTTGCACCGATGTTGGCGATTAATTCTGCGACTGAAGAACTGCGTTGTCCTGCTAAGGTCATTTGGTTGTTATAGACGAATGCGTAAGCTGTTCTTTCAGGGAATGGTCTAACAGCTTTCACATATTTAGGCAGGTCTTTTACTATTGCTTGATATTCTGGAGAGCTTAATACTATTTCTAGGTCTAAGCGATTCCAAAAGGCAATTTCAAAAGCAGCGTCATAAGATTTTTCTCTAGGTTCAGAATGGGCAACTCCTGCTGCATCTGGACGAGAAAGATCGACTTCATCAAATAGATGAAGACGGAATTTTACGACTCTGGAATGATTAGCAATAGCAGGCGCAAAAGTTTCTTTCATGTATTTCCGAAATTCTTCCACGCTTGCGCCATCAGCTTTTCTCACCATGACGTGGAATTTTTCGGCTTCGACTTTGCCGTTGGGAACGCCATTGTCAATGCGATCGACATAAGTAATAGAATTGCCGGGACTGCTGTTATATCCGATCGCTTTACTAAATATATTGTGTTCGTCATCCATCAAAATGGCAGCAGATTTAAACCAAATTTGACGGTCTTGTTCACTTTTAAAAGTTAACTCGGCAATGCCATGAAATTGTTCGTCTTCTGATGAAGCTTGCACCAGACCACCTAAGCTAGGCCACAGACCGCCTTCATTTGGGGCAACATGAAATTGCCAATATTGATGTTGTCCAGGTAAACGGGCGCAAACTGGGCCGTGAACGTCTCTCCAGTAATTATCGAAAAGTTCTAAGCTGATGCCTTTTCTTTTCCACAACAAGACGTAAAAAGCGACTTTTCCTTCTCGATCGCGTGCTGAATAATCAGGTTTGGTAATTGTTGATTCTTGAGATTGTTTTGCCAATAACATAAGCGTAATTTAGGTATTTTTGACAATTGGAATTAGATTTTTCTTAAGACTGTGAACCTAAAATTTCATTCAATGCACCAAAACAACCCGCTACTTTGTTGAATCCAGCATAGACACACATAAATAACAGTAATTCTTCAATTTCAGCCCGAGTTGCTCCTTGCTTCATCGCCATATTTACGTGCGCGCCAAAAGGACTACCTGGCCCTACTTGGTCTTGAATTACCACATCAACAGCAACCGTAATTAAAGCTTTTGTTTTTTGATCGATTAATGGTAAACCCCAAGCTTCTCCGGCTACACGAGTTACAAAATCGCCAAATTTAGGATTAATTTGACTCAAGTTTGCTTGTAGTTCCTTATCGTCCAATACGGCATTTTTGTAAGGTGTTGTCATCATAGTCTCACATTTGTTGGTAATAGTTACTTATTGAGTTTGTTTGCCAATTCTGAAGCAACATAAATCAGTTTTAGCGTTGTCTTCTTTTG contains these protein-coding regions:
- a CDS encoding carboxymuconolactone decarboxylase family protein, which gives rise to MMTTPYKNAVLDDKELQANLSQINPKFGDFVTRVAGEAWGLPLIDQKTKALITVAVDVVIQDQVGPGSPFGAHVNMAMKQGATRAEIEELLLFMCVYAGFNKVAGCFGALNEILGSQS